The segment AGCAAGTACAGATAGGTATGAGCCAAATCCGCCTGAAATCCGACGGTGCCCTGCATGTCGACTTGCTCCAGCAGATCCAGCATGTCCTTCCACGAATGCATTCCGCCCCAGCAAACTTCGCCTTCGGCCGCGATGCGTTCGCCGTGGTCCGCCGCGATCTTTCCGGCTTTTCGAAACGTGTCGGCAATGGCAGCCGTGTTGCCGCTGGGGTCTTTCGCCCAATCCGCAACCGAAGAAGCTGAATCGATTCGAATCACGCCGCCTTTGCGAACTCCGTGATCATTGAGCACGCCACCGATGCGACAGGCGACTTCGACCGCTTTGAGAAAGTTGGCTTTGTCTTCGTCGCTTCCCATCGCCGGTCCGCCGACAGTCCCGCCCCAAACAGGCGCCACCATTGAGCCCACGTCGAGTCCCTTATCGGCGATCTTGTCAGCCAGAGTCTTAATCGCAGCGTCGTCCAGATCCGGGCTGATGTGCGGATCGAACAGGAACAGGTCGACGCCATCAAATTTGTTTTCTCCAACCCTCGCGTTGGCGGTCAGCTCGAGCATGGTGTCGAGATCGATATCCGGTTCGTCGCCGCCCTGGCTGGCTTTTCCAACGAGTCCGGGCCACATTGCGTTGTGCAGTTTCAGTTTTTCGGCCATCTGATTCTTTCAAAAGTGGATGATCTGATATGTTTTAATTTCTGAAGCAGACGCTGGCAACCAAACTACGCACGACGAACGCGACAACAATCATGGATTTGGAAATTTTTCCGCACGAACATTTCATGCAAAAGGCTTTTCAGCAGGCGCAGGCCGCCAGGGAGCTGGATGAAGTTCCCGTTGGCGCGATCATTCAGCGTGAAGGAAAAGTCATCGGAGCCGCTCATAACTTGACACGTCAACTACGCGATCCGACGGCGCATGCCGAAATGATGGCCATCACGCAAGCCGCCGAAGCGATCGGAGACTGGCGGCTGAACGAATGTACTTTGTATGTCACGCTCGAGCCCTGCCCAATGTGCGCCGGAGCCATCGTCAACGCCCGAGTCGGGACGGTGGTTTATGGCGCGGCCGATCCCAAAGCCGGAGCGGTTGAGTCGCTTTTCACACTGTTGAATGATGATCGACTGAATCATAAAAGCGAGGTCGTCGCTGGAGTGATGGGGCCGAAGTGTGGCAATATCCTGACCGAGTTCTTTCGGGAAAAACGCCAGGCAAAGAAAAAGTAACGGCGGCGAAAGATTCAGGCGGTCGAGGCGATCACTCTTTGCCGACGAACGTTTCGAACTCTTCGCATACGTCTTTGACCAGACCTTTCAGTTGTCCAAACAGTTCATGACAGGCACCCATGTCGACGGGCGAGTTGCCGGCTGTGGATTCCAGTTGCCCCGCTGTTTCGCTGGCCGTCAATGCTCCGAGATGTCCCAGCGCACCCTTGAGCGAATGAGCCGCGATCCGAGCGTTCTGGTCGTCTTCGGCAGCGATCGAGTTTTCAACCGCGACCAACATTTGATCTTTTTCTTTCAGGAAGACTTCGATCAACTCGATCAGCAACGGACGGTGACCCCCGACGGTTTCAAAAGCACTACTCCAGTCGACGACGCGACTGGCCGGAGCTTCACCGTTGGATTGACTTTCTTTGGAAACCGAACCGGTTTGTTGCTCGATAAGACGATGCAACGCGTCGGCGCGAATCGGTTTGGAAATGTACTCATTCATTCCGGCGGCAAGACATCGTTCGCGGTCGGCGCTGCTGGCGTAAGCCGTCAGCGCGATGATCGGCGTTTCTGTTAGCGACGACTGTGAGGTTTCGTATTCGCGGATGCACAGTGTGGCTTCAAAGCCATCCATGACAGGCATCTGAATGTCCATCAGAACCAGGTCGAAGGTCTGCTGTTTGAAAAACTTGACGGCTTCGGCACCATCGCACGCCACGGTCACGGTGTGTCCATTTTGTTCCAGCAATGCCAACGCAAGTTTCTGGTTGATGATATTGTCTTCCACCAACAGAATGCCCAGCTTTCGATTCGGGCCTGTAGGAACCTCTTCCGATATCGGTTGAATTTCGGTGTCCGGTCCTGTTACAGCCGATACAAACGCGGCCCGCAGTTCACTATATTTGACCGGCTTCAAAAGCTGCTGGACCACTTCAAGCCCCTCGGGAACGGTCAGCGAGTCCGTTCTTGCGGTCGAATTCAACAAGATAAGCTTGGGCAGCGAAATGGCTTCGTGATCGACCAGCCAACGCAAAAAAGGCTTCGCATCGGGCATCATGGCATCCAGCACCATGATCTCAACCGGAGCACCTTCGTCGCTGTGCTGGGTCAGCAGCCGTTTGGCGTGATCGAGATTCGTGACCGAGCCGACGATCATGCGATGCCACGCCAGTTGCTGTTGCAAGCTTTCCGAGTGCAATTGGTGACCCGTTGCAACGAGAACGGATTTGCCGATGAAAATTCGCTCGTCTTCGCCAAACGTGTTTGATGCGGCGCCTTTGAAAAATTTGGCTTCGAACGAAAACCGGCTGCCGATTCCCGGACAGCTTTCGACGTTCAGTTTGCCGCCCATCATTTCCACGATCTTGGATGAGATCGCGAGGCCAAGCCCCGTTCCGCCGAATTCCCGAGTCGTCGATGAGTCCACCTGTTCGAACTCGCGAAAAATCTTTTCGTGATCCTCTGGCGGGATTCCAATCCCCGTGTCGACAACAGTAAATTCGATCGTCACATCCTCGGGCGTTTCTTTTTTCGACTGAGCCGAAAAGAAAACATGACCATCGTGCGTGAACTTGACCGCATTCCCGACCAGGTTCACGACGACCTGTCTGAGTCGATGCAAGTCGCCAACGATTTCATCCGGAAGCGATGGATCGAAATGTAAAATCAGTTCGACACGTTTTTCCTGAGCCCGGAATCCGAATGAGCGTACGGTGTCGCCGATCCGTTCTCGCAAATCAAATCGTTCCGAATCGAGATTGATTTTTCCAGATTCGATTTTCGAAAAGTCAAGAATCTCGTTGATCAAACTCAACAGCGACTCGCCGGACTCAAGAATCATCTCGACTCGCTCGCGAGACTTTCCGGATTTGATTTCCTGCAGAACCAGCTCGGACATTCCAATGATGCCATTCATTGGAGTACGAATTTCATGGCTGACGTTGGCCAAAAAATCGCTCTTCGCCTGATTCGCGTTTTCCGCAATCTCTTTGGCCTCTCGGAGCGCTTGTTCCGCTTCGATCCGGTCGGTCACATCCCAAAACATACCTTGCGTCCCGACACGGTTTCCGCGGGTGTCCGTGACCGGAGCCTTGAGGACTTCCACATGTTTGAAAGCACCATCGCCTGGGTGATACTCGATGTCGTGAAGCACTTCGCCGGTTTCGATCACATGGCGATCGTCGGCTTCATATTTTTCGCCCAACTCCTTGCCAAACAGTTCGATGTCTTTTTTGCCCAGCAGCTTTTCCAACGGAAGTCCAACTTCCTTGCAAAATCGCTGGTTTGCGAAAAGGATTCGACCCTGCAAATCCTTGCGAAAAACGTTCAACGGAAGGCTTTCTACCAGCGCGTGATAAATCGCTTGCGACTCCTGGAACCTGCGTTCGGCTTTGACCCGATCGGTGACGTCCATGATGATCGCGCCGATGGCTTCCGGTTCGCCAGCCTCATTGGTCATCACGTGGAATTTGCCACTGACGCCACGGACTTCGCCTGAACTTGCGTGAAAGCGAAACTTTTGCTCGAAGGATGAAAGCTCCGGCATCTTTGAGAGATTTTCTTGCAACCGATCACGGTCGGCTTCGTGGACGCGTTGCAGCCACAAGCCAGGTTGCTGGGCAAGGTCCTCAGCGGTTTCGCCATAGACTCGCTTGGCGGCTTCGTTGAAGTAGAACAGCGTGCTGCCGTCGAGCGAAAAGCAGAACGCAAGGTTGTCGACGAGCTCCAACAGCCCGGCGACGTATGGATTGGGATCAGACATGACGAGAACATCCTGGTGGAAGGGGAGTTTCGTGATGCCTACAGGATACCATGCCCAGATGGCGTTTGCGCGCTGCGAGATCGACAGCGACTGTAAGAAAGGCCTCGGCGATGCGTGTTCGAACGACGTGGTCGCGCTCAATGACGATAGTTCAGCTTCCGGCGGCGACTTGCGATTCGAATAGTTTCAGCAAAAACATTCTGGCGATGCCGCCAATTCCAGGACAACTCGACTCTCTCGGACCGGCAATGTTGAGCACGTTCACGTTCTGCGACTCAAGCCACGACAACACGTTTTGAACTTCCGTTTCGAAACGCTCTTCGCTCCAATCTGGAAATTCCACGACATCCAGTGTCAGTAGCGGCCGCGAATATCGAGCCGCATACTTTGCGGTCAATTCGGTCCCACGTGACATGGCGGCTTCGAAAAGGATCAGCGTACCGTCAGAATCGATCACGTTCTGTCGAGTCCGAACGGCATAGTTGCGGCTCTTCGTTTCGCTCAGCCGATAGGAATCCGGAATTCGTCCGTCTTCGGCACGTCGACCTTCGGGGCACCAACCGCCGTGAGGAATCTCGTGAAAGATTGCTGCGTCGAGTCCCGCACGGTCGACTCCTGTCTGGCCACCGGAGACGATTTGCGTGAGAGTCACAGACATTATTTTTCTGGCAAGAGCAGCTGAATTCCAGGTGGCAATTCGGTTTCGTGCGTCACGTCCTGGCCTATCCGAAACCGATTCAATTCGATCAATTCCGCGTAACGCGATGCTTGCCCAAGTTGCCGGCGAGCGATCTTGAAAAGTGTATCTTTCGTCTTCGTTTCGTAAAGGCGCCGATCCAGATCATCGTCGCACTCGTTGACCAAATTGTCCATCAGCTTGTCCGGCGTCGCGCGCCATGGATCGTTTTTGTGAACTGCGTCGGAAGGACAGTCGTACGGGTACCGTTGGCATAAATCGTCGATCGAAGGCAGAACCAGTTCAACTCCCTCAGTCAGATTTTCGAACCCGGGAACCAGTTCTCGATTCTGTTTATAAAGTGCGCGGAAGAATCGTCCGTCACCATAATGGGTTTGGGCGATTGACCAGAAACTGTCGCCTTTTTTAACCGTCCACGTTGTTTTCTCAAACGAAACCGTTTTGACCACTGCAGTATCCTGAGTCGTCGTTGGCTGTGCTGACGTTTTGGTATCAGCTGTTACCGAAGGCATCGGGTTCGTCTCGGGATTCGGCAAAGGTTCTGTCGTGGCTGAATTCGGAGCTGTCGGAGAACGCAAATCAGAGAGCGACTGATGCGGAAGCTTTGGCAATCGAGAAGCATTCTCGTCGTTCACGCTTGTTGTCGGTGAAGTCACCGGATCGTCTGAAGGCAACTGTACAGGTGCGGCTTTGGGCGGATCCAAAGCTGCGTCTGAAAGTGAAGCTGCGTCTGGTTCGGCCTTGATCGTCGGCGCGTTGAATGGCTCAAACTTGAACTTCGTGCCACTGGGTAGCGGCGGCAGTTTCGTCTCGCGCTCAAGTTCCGGCTTGTCGATGGGTGGGCTGGCCTTTACGGGCTTGAATCCGCCAGAACCAAGAGGCTTAAACTCTCCAGAAGGCGAATTTTCTTTCGGCGCGGTTGTTTTGGACGCGGTTGCTTTGTCGGTGTTACTTTGAGTCGGCTTGAAAGTCGGAAAGCTGGCTGGCTGGGTCTGCAACTTCGTCGCCGCGTCAGGTTCTGGCTGTTTTAAAACCTTGAATCCAGAATCTCGTGCTCCGTCGGCAGCCGGATTGCTCACAAGTTCCACCGGTTTGTCTGTTTTCGGCTCCGTCGTCAAAGCAGCAATACGTGTCGACGATTCCGAAATCAATTCCGCCGCGTCGCGCAGGCTTCGCGCCGTACGATTCGACTCGTTCATCATCCGCTTGGGAACGGAAACAAGCGGTGACGATTCGCTGGTAAAAGAATTCTTTGGCGAGAACTTATTCGTGGGCTTGGGCGAATCTGTTGCCCGGTCCGGATCGTCCGGCTGGAACGAGTTGGCTTGTTGGAACGAACCAGATCGCTTGAACTTATTCGGTGGCTTGAACGAGTTCGCTTGCTTGAATCCGTTGGCATTGTCCGACGAAGATCCCGAAGGCCCGCCGCCAAACGTTGTGCCTGCAGGATTGCGAGCGAACGATGGAGCATCGTCCGTACGCATGCGATTACTTTCCCGGTCGTAGTTTGGCGAATTCGGAAACACCTGCATCGCGATCGGCGAACTCTGGATGTGTTCGGGGGTCGAATCGCTGGCTCCGTTAAGCCGAAAGTATGCGACATAGATTAGCGTCGCAATCAGCAAACCGATGACCGTAAAGCCAAACTGGGCTTCGCGAACAAGTTGCTTGTTGGAGTTCTGTTTGAACGGATCACGCATCGTATCTGACGCCGGCTGAAAGATGGCTTTTGACGGAGATTACATGAATCGCTCGAAATGCGGAACAGCTTTTCCAGCGATGCTGTCTGGATTTGGCACGTTAAATTTCGGGTCGCAGAGCCCAGCTTGCCTGCCTTGACACGCCGACCAAGCCAGATTGTCACACGTCTCAGTCGGTTCGCCGGATCATTTCCTTACACAACTATTACACGACGCATACACACCTGAGCGTTCCAGCGGACCGATATTTTCTATACTTCTGCGTGACACGAAAACGCAAACCGTGGTTTCAGACACCATTGAGCCGCGATAAACCCAAGGACAGGCATACATCTAATGGCGACCGTTCAAGAAAAACCCACCCCTACCGAATATTCCGTTGCTGAAGACGTCCAAGGTTCGAATGTTGGCGACCAGTCTACTTTCGTTCGATTCGACGAACCGGCTCCCCTTCCGCCGTCGGAAGAACATGAAGACGACGGCGCTCCTTCGCTGGCTCAGAAGATTCTGATGATCAACGTTGTAGTTCTGCCAATCCTCGCCCTGATGGCGGTTGTCTGGATGTCGTGGCAGTACGGCTTTATGGGATGGCTGTACGTAGGATTATTGTTTGGTGGATGGTACGTGACCGGTCTTGGTATCACGGTTGGTTACCATCGTCTGTTTTCGCACCATAGTTTCCAATGTACTCGTTCAGCCAAAATTTTCTGGGCAACGGTAGGTGCACTTGCTGTCGAAGGTTCGCCAGTCAAATGGTGTGCAACGCATCGCAAGCACCATCAGTTCAGCGATCATCACGGCGATCCGCACTCTCCGCATCTTCATGACGGTGGAGCCATCAATGCGATCAAAGGATTTATTCACGCTCACTTCGGTTGGCTGATCACGGGACACTGGACCGAAGCAGATACAAAGAAATATGCTCCGGATCTGATGAAAGATCCTGTGCTTGGTTGGTTGGATCGGAACTACGTCTGGGTTGTCGTTGCATCTCTGTTGCTTCCGGCAGTCATCGCTGGTTTGGTAACGATGTCTTTCAGCGGTGCTTTGCTGGGCCTGCTGTGGGGCGGATTTGCTCGCGTCGGATTCACACACCACATGACTTGGTCGATCAATTCGATTTGTCACGTTTTCGGTACGCGTGACTATAAGTCGTCGGACGACTCTCGAAACAACCTTTTGTTCGGCGTTCTGTCTCATGGAGAAGGCTGGCACAACAACCACCACGCGTTTCCGACTT is part of the Mariniblastus fucicola genome and harbors:
- a CDS encoding sugar phosphate isomerase/epimerase family protein produces the protein MAEKLKLHNAMWPGLVGKASQGGDEPDIDLDTMLELTANARVGENKFDGVDLFLFDPHISPDLDDAAIKTLADKIADKGLDVGSMVAPVWGGTVGGPAMGSDEDKANFLKAVEVACRIGGVLNDHGVRKGGVIRIDSASSVADWAKDPSGNTAAIADTFRKAGKIAADHGERIAAEGEVCWGGMHSWKDMLDLLEQVDMQGTVGFQADLAHTYLYLLGINAPEHAVLKEGYSEEEFWAAYESMTDKLRPWTTDFHVAQNDGTVHGSGDHEKTGRHCPADDVNGKLDITACSKYWLKDYDQRGIKHICWDGCMFSNEKLLQQETWNTILAAMVDVRDAMATA
- a CDS encoding LysM peptidoglycan-binding domain-containing protein is translated as MRDPFKQNSNKQLVREAQFGFTVIGLLIATLIYVAYFRLNGASDSTPEHIQSSPIAMQVFPNSPNYDRESNRMRTDDAPSFARNPAGTTFGGGPSGSSSDNANGFKQANSFKPPNKFKRSGSFQQANSFQPDDPDRATDSPKPTNKFSPKNSFTSESSPLVSVPKRMMNESNRTARSLRDAAELISESSTRIAALTTEPKTDKPVELVSNPAADGARDSGFKVLKQPEPDAATKLQTQPASFPTFKPTQSNTDKATASKTTAPKENSPSGEFKPLGSGGFKPVKASPPIDKPELERETKLPPLPSGTKFKFEPFNAPTIKAEPDAASLSDAALDPPKAAPVQLPSDDPVTSPTTSVNDENASRLPKLPHQSLSDLRSPTAPNSATTEPLPNPETNPMPSVTADTKTSAQPTTTQDTAVVKTVSFEKTTWTVKKGDSFWSIAQTHYGDGRFFRALYKQNRELVPGFENLTEGVELVLPSIDDLCQRYPYDCPSDAVHKNDPWRATPDKLMDNLVNECDDDLDRRLYETKTKDTLFKIARRQLGQASRYAELIELNRFRIGQDVTHETELPPGIQLLLPEK
- a CDS encoding response regulator, with amino-acid sequence MSDPNPYVAGLLELVDNLAFCFSLDGSTLFYFNEAAKRVYGETAEDLAQQPGLWLQRVHEADRDRLQENLSKMPELSSFEQKFRFHASSGEVRGVSGKFHVMTNEAGEPEAIGAIIMDVTDRVKAERRFQESQAIYHALVESLPLNVFRKDLQGRILFANQRFCKEVGLPLEKLLGKKDIELFGKELGEKYEADDRHVIETGEVLHDIEYHPGDGAFKHVEVLKAPVTDTRGNRVGTQGMFWDVTDRIEAEQALREAKEIAENANQAKSDFLANVSHEIRTPMNGIIGMSELVLQEIKSGKSRERVEMILESGESLLSLINEILDFSKIESGKINLDSERFDLRERIGDTVRSFGFRAQEKRVELILHFDPSLPDEIVGDLHRLRQVVVNLVGNAVKFTHDGHVFFSAQSKKETPEDVTIEFTVVDTGIGIPPEDHEKIFREFEQVDSSTTREFGGTGLGLAISSKIVEMMGGKLNVESCPGIGSRFSFEAKFFKGAASNTFGEDERIFIGKSVLVATGHQLHSESLQQQLAWHRMIVGSVTNLDHAKRLLTQHSDEGAPVEIMVLDAMMPDAKPFLRWLVDHEAISLPKLILLNSTARTDSLTVPEGLEVVQQLLKPVKYSELRAAFVSAVTGPDTEIQPISEEVPTGPNRKLGILLVEDNIINQKLALALLEQNGHTVTVACDGAEAVKFFKQQTFDLVLMDIQMPVMDGFEATLCIREYETSQSSLTETPIIALTAYASSADRERCLAAGMNEYISKPIRADALHRLIEQQTGSVSKESQSNGEAPASRVVDWSSAFETVGGHRPLLIELIEVFLKEKDQMLVAVENSIAAEDDQNARIAAHSLKGALGHLGALTASETAGQLESTAGNSPVDMGACHELFGQLKGLVKDVCEEFETFVGKE
- the tadA gene encoding tRNA adenosine(34) deaminase TadA; translated protein: MDLEIFPHEHFMQKAFQQAQAARELDEVPVGAIIQREGKVIGAAHNLTRQLRDPTAHAEMMAITQAAEAIGDWRLNECTLYVTLEPCPMCAGAIVNARVGTVVYGAADPKAGAVESLFTLLNDDRLNHKSEVVAGVMGPKCGNILTEFFREKRQAKKK
- a CDS encoding acyl-CoA desaturase, producing the protein MATVQEKPTPTEYSVAEDVQGSNVGDQSTFVRFDEPAPLPPSEEHEDDGAPSLAQKILMINVVVLPILALMAVVWMSWQYGFMGWLYVGLLFGGWYVTGLGITVGYHRLFSHHSFQCTRSAKIFWATVGALAVEGSPVKWCATHRKHHQFSDHHGDPHSPHLHDGGAINAIKGFIHAHFGWLITGHWTEADTKKYAPDLMKDPVLGWLDRNYVWVVVASLLLPAVIAGLVTMSFSGALLGLLWGGFARVGFTHHMTWSINSICHVFGTRDYKSSDDSRNNLLFGVLSHGEGWHNNHHAFPTSARHGLKWWQFDLSWLIIRAMQATGLAWKVRLPSEKALEKRAL
- a CDS encoding putative molybdenum carrier protein, with amino-acid sequence MSVTLTQIVSGGQTGVDRAGLDAAIFHEIPHGGWCPEGRRAEDGRIPDSYRLSETKSRNYAVRTRQNVIDSDGTLILFEAAMSRGTELTAKYAARYSRPLLTLDVVEFPDWSEERFETEVQNVLSWLESQNVNVLNIAGPRESSCPGIGGIARMFLLKLFESQVAAGS